The genomic DNA GCAATTTTTGCTTTTCTGTCGCTCATTTTACTGTAAACAAGAAGAAGAACAAATAATATTCCTATTATGTAGCTCAGACTTTTCGGTATATAGCTCTGCCCCAGTATCTTGAATGCACCGCTTATTGGCGAAATAGTCTGACCGCCTGTTATACCTATAAGAATCCCTCTGAATACAAGCATTCCCGATAAAGTTACAATAAATGACGGAACATTTTTCTTAGCTATCCAGTATCCGTTCCATACACCAAAAACCAGCCCCAGAACAAGTGTAACCAATACCGTTACTATAAACGGCAGCTTTAATGTAACATCCATAATGGCAGCTATTCCTCCGAGCAGTGCCATCTGTGATCCTACAGACAGATCTATTTCCCCGGAAATAATAACAAATATCATTCCTATGGAAAGTATCCCTGTTATCGACATCTGTCTTAACAGATTTGATATATTTCTGAAATTTATAAAGTTTCCTCCGGTAATTGCTATAAATACTCCCCATATAACCAGAAGTGCCAAAAACAAAATAAACATATTGGAATTTTTAGCTTTTTTTAAATTAGTTGCCAGACTCATTTCTACCTCCTACAATAGCCGCTTCCATTATCATTTCCTGCGTAACGTCTTTATTTATAAACTCTCCTTTTATTTCCCCTTCATGCATTACTATAATTCTGTCACTTATGCCCAAAACCTCAGGCAGCTCTGATGAAACCATTATCACGGATATTCCCCGTTCGGCAAGCTCTACTATATTTTTATATATTTCGTATTTTGCCCCGACATCCACTCCTCTTGTGGGTTCATCAAGAATTATTATCTTAGGGTTTACAAGAAGATTTTTTGCAAGTACTACTTTCTGCTGATTTCCTCCGCTCAAATTTTTTATTGCAAGATCTTCGCTTGTTGTTTTTATTTTCAGAAGGTCTATATATCTTCTCACATCAGTTTTTTCCCTGTATGTATCTACATAATCTGCTGCTTTGGTGTAGCTGTCCAGATTTGAAAGAGTCATATTTTTTTCCACTGACATATCAGCTATTATACCGTCCTGTTTTCTGTCTTCCGGAACCATTGAGATACCGGTCTTCAAAGCTTCCTTTGCTGATTTTATATTTATCTTTTTACCGTTAAAAATACACTCTCCTGTTTTGCTTCCTTCATATGTTCCAAAAATACTTGAGATAAGTTCTGTTCTCCCTGATCCTATCAGTCCGGAAATCCCTAATATTTCCCCTTTTTTCAAGGTAAAATTTGCATTTTTTACTCTTTGTTTTCCTATGTTGTCAAATACATTGTAGTTTTTTACTTCAAAAATTACTTCTCCTATCTTATTATTTTTTTCAGGATAAAAACTTCCAAGCTCTCTTCCTACCATGGCTTTTACTATTTCGTTCTTGCTGTAGCCGGAAGTTTTTCTGCATTCTATGAATTGTCCGTCTCTGATAACAGTTACTTCATCTGATATTTTCATGACTTCATCCAGTTTATGGCTTATATATATTGATGTAACCCCTTTTTCTCTTAAATCTCCGATAATATTCAAAAGAACATCGGTTTCCTTTTCTGTTAAAGATGCTGTAGGCTCGTCAAAAATTATCAGCTTTGAATTCTTAGAAAGTGCCTTTGCTATCTCTACCAGCTGTTTATGGCCTATCCCCAGTTCTCTTACCAGTGTATCAGGCGAAATATCCATTTTCAGCTCTTTCAGCACTTCGCTGGTTTTTTGATACATTTTATAAAAGTCCACCATACCGTTTTTTAGTATAAAATTTCCCAGAAATATATTTTCCATAATAGAAAGCTCATCTACGAGATTCAGTTCCTGATGGATTATGGAAATGCCCTTATTTTCAGAATCCTTTATTCCTCTGTTTTTTAGTATATTTCCGTCATAATAAATATCCCCGCTGTATGTACCGTGTGGGTATATCCCGCTCAAAACCTTCATAAGAGTGGATTTCCCCGCGCCGTTTTCACCGCACAGGGCATGAACATCTCCTTTTTTTACTTTTATTGTAATATTATCAAGTGCTTTTACTCCTGAAAAATCTTTTGTGATATTCCTCATATCCAAAATTTCTCTATTCTCCATTTTTTAACCTCGTCAGAATTTATTTTCCATAAACGTCGCTTTCTGTCTGGAATCCGTCCTTTATTATAGTTTCTTTTAAATTTTCCTGAGTTACCGCTATTGGAGATAACAGGTAAGATTTTACATCAATTTTACCGTTATTAGTTACGCCGTTTGATTCTATTTCTTCGCCTCTTCCAAGATCTACCGCTATTTGTGCAGCTTTTTCCGCAAGAGTTTTTATTGGCTTATATACTGTCATTGTCTGTGTTCCTTCTACTATTCTTTTTACCCCGGCAAGGTCTGCATCCTGTCCTGATATAGGTACTTTTCCTGCAAGCCCCTGAGCATTCAGAGCCTGTATTGCTCCTCCGGCAGTACTGTCATTAGAAGCTATTACCGCGTCTATTTGATTATTATTAGCTGTAAGTGCATTTTCCATAATTTTCAGTGCTTCTTCAGGAAGCCAGTCTTTTACCCACTGATCTCCTATTACCTTTATATCTCCTTTATCTATAAGAGGCTGTAATACTTTCATCTGTCCTTCTCTGAAAAGTCTTGCATTATTGTCTGTAGGTGATCCGCCCATTAAAAAGTAGTTCCCTTTAGGCATTTTTTCTACTATAGCCTGCGCCTGAAGCTCTCCGACCTTTACATTATCAAATGATATGTAAAAATCTACATCTGAATTTGTAATTAATCTGTCATAAGCCAGTACTTTTACTCCCGCCTTATGTGCTTCATCTACTACCGGCGCCATTACTTCACCGTTATTAGGTATAATAACCAGTACATCTATACCCTGCGATAATAAATTTTCTGCATCTGTAAGCTGTTTCTGAGAATCTCCGTTTGCTGAAACCACAATCACTTCTGCTCCAAGCTCTTCTGCAGCTTTTTTAAAAATATCCCTGTCTTTCTGCCATCTCTCCAGTCTCAAATCATCAATAGACATTCCTATTTTTATCTTTTTCTTATTTTCCTTACCTGCCTCGCCGCTTCCTGCACTGCTTTCACCGCTGTCCTTTCCGCATGAAACTAAAAATAACATTACTAAAGTTAACATAAAAAACATCTTTTTCATTTTATCACCTCTATAATTTTTTTTATTTGTTTACTTTTCCATTTCCGCTGCTTAGTTTACTGAATAAAAATTTTTTCAGATTTAAAGAAAATTATTTTCATAATTAAATATATCCGACTATAATCTTTATGAAAAATATATTTTAAAATCATTTTAAAATATAAAATCAATATATTTTACCTCTATTTTTTGATTTGTCAATAGCAAAACAAAAAAATAATTTTCTATTTTAAAATAATCTTATAAATAATGCATTATATAGTAAAAAATATTTTTTTTTAGTATTTTAAAAATATTTTTAGAACTATTATTTTAATTTTATTTGACATTTTTCAGTTTCAATTATACAATCTATACAAGTACACTTACAGGAGGTTAGGAATGGTTTTATCAGATATAGATAAACAAATATTAGAGTCTTATAAGACCATGGTGGACGGGCTGGCAAATTATTTAGGGCCTTCTTCCGAAGTGGTTCTCCACAGTCTGGAAGATTACAACCGTTCTGTTGTAAAAATAGCAAACGGACACCATACAGGAAGAAAAATCGGAGCTCCTATCACAGATATAGCTCTGAAAATGCTTTCTGAAATCAAAAATTCTGATGACAAGATTTGTAAAACATACTATACCAGATCTAAGACAGGTAACTCGCTAAAATCTAATACCACAGCCATCTACGGAGAAAACGGCAGAATTATCGGATTACTATGTATGAATCTGAATTTAGACACTTCATTCGGCGAGTTTATCAAAAGTTTTTTCCCAGGCAAAGATCAAAATACGCAGAATCATAACGAAAATAATGAAATTTTTGCTAATTCCACGAGCGAATTGGTTCTTAGTGCATTAGATAATATTGTTGCAGAAGTAAATAATGATTCTTTTGTTTCTTCAATAAACAAGAACAAAGAAATCATAAAAAGACTCTATGACAAGGGAATTTTTAATATCAAGGATTCGCCCAATCTGGTTGCGGATTATTTGAAAATTTCCAAAAATACAGTTTATTTACATTTAAGAAACTACTCAAAATAATAGTTATTATTTTATACTGTAAAAATTGTCATTAAAAAAACAGATATGCTGTAAAGTCATATCTGTTTTTTATATATAATAACTTGTATTTGAATTCAGGTATTTTCTTTTATAAGGTTTTTTCATTGCATAAAAATATAAAATTTTATTTCTATCTTTTCTTTGCCTGTTACAATTCCTTTTGTATCCTGATTTTTCTTCATAATTTCTAGTTTTTATAAAGCTCTGACAAATAAGGGTTATTTACTTTTTTCCAAAAATACATATTTCTGCCTGCCAAGATCCTGTTTCTGATATCCCGGCAGGCAGATTTGTTAGAAAAATAATATTATAATTTTTATTTAGAAATCAGATTCGATTCTACAGGCACTTCTTTAGCTTCAATGTCTGGAGAAATCTGTGGTTTATCCTTTATTGCTTCTATTAATATTTTTAAGCTTGTTGCACCTATCATTGCAGGATCTTGTGCTACTGTTGCGTTTAGTTTTCCTTCATCTATAGAAGTTCTTGCTTCAGGAGCTCCGTCTGTTCCTACTACTAGGATCTGACCTGTTTTCCCTGCATTTGCTACTGCCTGTACAGCTCCAAGAGCCATAGTATCATTACATGCGTAGATTGCTTTTAAGTTAGGATATTTTTGAATTAAGTTTGCAGCTACGTCTAATGCTTTTGATCTGTCCCAGTCAGCAGGCTGGCTTGCTACTAATTTGAATTTAGAATCAGCTTTAAATGCTTCTGTTGCACCTTGTCTTCTGAATTCTCCCGATGCATTTCCTGATTTACCTTCTATTATTGCTACTTCTCCACCTTCAGGCAATTTCCCGATAATGTATTCTGCACCTTTTGCACCAACTTTTACGTTATCAGTTGTTACGAAAGCCAGTACGCTTCCGCCAGATTTTTTCAGCTGTTCCATATCAACTTTTTCATCGATATTTACTACATAAATTCCTTTTTTGTTAGCTTCCACTATTGCCGGAATTGTGTTAACCGGTGACAGAGGAGCTATACCAATTGCCTTATATCCTTTTGATAATAAGTTTTCTATTAGTCTTAACTGCTCCTGTACATCTTCCTCGGAACTTGCTGCGATGATATCCACTTTTATTCCCTGAGCTGCTGCTTCTTTCTCTATTCCTTCCTTCATTTCCACCCAGAACGGATTTGATAAAGTTTTTAGAACTATTGCAATTTCAGCTTGTCCTTCAGCTTTTTGTTCAGTTTTTGCAGGTTCGTTTCCATCTTCAGTTTTTGCCTCTTCTTTAGCTCCACCACAAGAAACTAATAAAAACATTGTTAACAATAGAAAAATTTTCATGATATTTTTCATGTTTTGTTTCCCTCCTAATAATATTATTTATTTTAAAAAATTTTAAAACCGATATTTTTTAGCTTATTATATTTCTAATATAGTAAGCTGCTCCAAGAACCCCGCTTTTCTGGTCATGCTCTGAATAAATAATATTCAGATTTTCTGCCGGGTAAGGCTTTCTTGCATATTTATATATGCATTTATCCAGATAATCTCTTGGAAAACCTTTCATCATAGGAACTCCGCCTGCTATTATGATATGATCTGGATCAAATATGTTTATCTCTGTTGCAATAGGCAAAGCAAGAGTATCTATATATTTTTTTATTATTTCATTATCTCCGTGCTTTACGAAAATATCATCTATCTTATCTTCAGGAAAATTTTCTTTTAATATGTTCTGAAGATTCTTTCCTGAAGCATAAATTTCTATACATCCTGTATTGCCGCACGGACATTCTTCCTCGCTGTTCATAACAGGTATATGTCCCAGCTCTCCGGCAACACCGTTTTTACCTTCAAGAATACTTCCGTTAATATACACCGCATTACCGAATCCTGTTCCTATATAAAAACCCAATACTACTTTGTCCTTTTCCATATTGTGCTTTTTTATATCATCAAGCATCAGAAAGTTTACATCTTTATTTATAAAAACAGGTATATTCAGAATTTCTGACAATCTGTCTGTTACATTTACATTATCCAGATTTTTCATATTCGGAGTAGAATAAACGAATTTTTTATCTTTACTTACACATGAAGGAAAGCCTATTCCCACACCTTCTATCTCGCTACCATATTCATTGATATAGTCCTTTATCTCACCGGACAGATTTTCTATAAAATCCCCGTTCTGCAAAACTAAACTTGGCTTTATTCTGAAATCCTCCACCGTGTATGATTCGGTTACCAAACCTGTTCTAAAATTCGTACCGCCTATATCAATTCCCAAAATATACTTTTTTTGCATTATTATCTCTCCTATTATTTTGCAGTTTTTGCCTCGTATATTTCCATCATTTTATCCCATGCTTTAGGCAGATCACTGTCTAAGTTAAATAAACCGGAGCTTCCCACGATAAGTACCTCTGCACCTGCTTCTGTGAGAATATCAAATGTTCTTTCATTACATGAACCGTCTACCTCTATCAGATAGTTATATCCATTTTTCTCTTTCAGCTCTTTTAATTCTTTTATTTTATCCAGCATTTCCGGTATAAAAGGCTGTCCTGCAAATCCGGGATCCACTGTCATAACAGTGATTTTATCCAGCAGATGAATATAGTATTTTATCCATTCTATAGGAGTGGCAGGATTAAGCACTATCCCGGCCTTACACCCGAAACCTTTGATCTTGTTAATGATTCTGAATGCATCTTTATTTATTGTTTCTGCATGAGGACAGATATAATCTGCTCCTGATTTTGCCAGTTCCTCAATATAGTCATCCGGATATTCAGTCATCAAATGTACATCTATCGGAAGTTTTGATATTCTTTTTAAATTTGATACAAAAAATGGTGATAATGTTATATTTTTTACAAAATGCCCGTCCATGATATCCACATGGTAAAAATCAGCCCTCTCGTTTAAAATTTCTACCTGTTCTTTCATACTAAGCAAATCCATACACATAAGTGACGGTGAAAACATCATTTTTTTCATATTAAGCTCCCTTCTTTTTCGTTGCGAATAATCTGTCTACTGTTACTGCTAATATTATTAAACCACCCATTACTATCTGCTGATAATACGGCGGTACATTATTAAGGTTCAGTCCGTTGCTGATTACACCTATTATAAGTCCACCCATTACTACTCCGAATATTTTCCCTTTTCCTCCAAAAAAACTTGTTCCTCCTATTATTGCCGCAGCAATTGCAAATGTTTCAAAACCGGCTCCGGCCTGCGGTTCTGCCGATCCTACCCTTGCTGTAGAAACTACTCCGGCAATTCCTGCACAGACACCCGAGATAATAAAAACTATCAGTGTATGTAATTTTACATTTATTCCTGAAAACCATGCTGCCTGGCTGTTTCCTCCCAATGCATAAATGTTTCTTCCAAGCTTAGTCTTATTAGTAATAAACGATAAAATCAAAGCCACTCCTATTGCTATTAATGCCGGAACAGGAATATCAATACCGAAAAACGGAATTTTTCCTGCTACAGTATTTGTAAATGATGCGTTAAATCCAAATATAGGATTTGCTTTCGATATAGTAAGAGCTACTCCTCTAAATATAGACTGTGTTCCCAGAGTTATAATAAACGGATGAAGTCCTGTTACATTTATTAATAATCCGTTCATTGCCCCCAAAATTGCACCGGCAATTACTCCTCCTATTAAAATTGCCAGTATCGGATGAAATCCTGCCAGTAAAAGCTTTGCTGTAAACATTCCTGTAAGTGCTATTACAGAACCTACGGAAAGATCTATTCCTGCTATTAATATTGCGAAGAACACTCCACATGCTATAAGTATATTTACAGAACTCTGCAAAATTATCTGTGTTATATTATTAAACGAGAAAAATAATCCTGGTTGAGTTATTCCAAATACTATTGCAACGAGAATTAATATCCCGAATGTTCCGTATTTCTGCCATAAATTATTAAAGTCTTTAGTCATTTTTCATATCTCCTTCGTGTGTTAAAATATACATAATTTTTTCTTCAGTAGCCTCATCTGCACTTAGAATTTCTGCTATTTCCCCGTTTTTGAAAACAGCTATTTTGTCACATACCGCAAGTAATTCCGGAAGCTCCGAAGATACCATCAGTACTCCTTTACCCTCATCGGATAGTTTTCTCATTAGTGTATATATTTCACTTTTACTTCCTACATCTATTCCTTTGGTAGGTTCATCAAATATAATAAGTGATGATTCTGCTGCCATCCATTTACCGAGTATTACTTTCTGCTGATTTCCCCCTGACAGTTCGGTAATATTCTGATTAATTGAAGAACACTTTATATTTAATTTCTTTTTTTCATCATCGGCATACTTCTTTTCCATCTTGCTGTTTATCAGTCCCCAGGTTCCCCCGAGCTTTGAGTTTTTTATAAAAGGAAGAATAGATATATTCTCTTTTATGTCAAAGTTATGAAAAAATCCAGTTTCACGTCTGTTTTCAGTGACAAATGCTATTCCGTTTTTTATTGAAATATACTCGCTTTTTGGTTTTAATTCTTTTCCAAAAAGAGAAATACTTCCTTCCTTTATAGGATCAGCACCAAACACTGCATTCATCAGTTCACTTCTTCCAGAGCCTATCAGTCCGGCAAATCCAAGAATTTCTCCTTGCTGAAGCTTGAAAGAAACATTTTTTGCTTTCCCGTCATATCTCGTTATATTTTTAGCCTCAAAAATAGTTTTTGTTCTGTCCAGTTCAGGATTATTCGACGGATATTTTGATTTTATTTCTCTACCTACCATCATGGAAACCAGATCCTTTACCTCTACATCTTTTACCTCTCTTGTTCCCACATAAGTTCCGTCTTTCAATACAGTAACCCTGTCTCCTATTTCCTTAAGCTCTTTTAGTTTATGAGATATATAAACTATTCCTTTACCCTCTGATTTCAGCTGTCTTATTATTGCAAACAGCTGGTCTGTTTCTTCCTGTGTTAATGAAGTAGTAGGCTCATCCATAATAATTATATCTGCATCTGATACAAGTGATTTTGCAATTTCCAGCTGCTGCTTTTCACAAATGCTTAATTCTTCCACAAATATATTCAAATCTCTGTGAAGTCCCACTTTCTTTGTCAGTACTTCTGCTACTTCCTTCATTTTCTTATAATCTACAAGATTTACACCTAAAACCTTTCTTGTAGGAAGTTTTCCTACAAACAGATTTTCCTGCACCGATAATTCATTGATTACACTTAATTCCTGATAGATAATGCTTATTCCGTTTTCATATGAATCCTTTGGTGTCAGCTGGTTATAATCCTTTCCTTTTAAATTGATACTTCCTGATGTCGGCTGATATGCTCCGCTCAAAATTTTCATAAGTGTTGATTTTCCGGCTCCGTTTTCCCCTAAAAGTACATGAACCTCGCCTTTTCTTACATCAAAGGAAATATTATCCAAAGCTGTAACACCTGAAAACTTTTTTGTAATATTTTTCATTTCAACCAGTTTTTCAATATTTTCCATAGTTAAATACCTCATTCTGAAATATATTTTACCTTTATAAAACCCCTGTCTCCTGTCATCTGCTTTGTACTGCCGTCCAGATATAAAACAAGAAGCCTTATCTTTATATTATTCAATCTTTCAAAAAATCTCCATTTATTCTTTGAAATACTGAACTAATGTTATACCGAGATAACGTTTACTCATATTTTTAAATAAATAAAATTTTTTTATTTATTTTTAGTACTATTACGTTTCACCAATTTTACGGGAACACTGATATTCTTTACATCTGTTTCATCTTTTAAAATTATTCCCATTAGTATTTCTGTAGCATACTCGCCTAATTTTTCCGAATCCTGATGTATAGTAGTAATAGAAGGTGATGTGATTTCACTTATTGACATATTGTCAAAACCAACTATTTTTACTTCTTCAGGAATTTTAATTTCTCTTTCTCTCAGTGCACTTATTGCTCCTATGGCCATCCAGTCATTTGTAGCAAAAATACCGTCAAATTTTATCCCGTTGTTTATTTTTTCTAAAACTCCTTTTTTAGCTTCTTCATAATTAACATGATCTACATTATGGATTAAATTCTCGTCAACAGATTTCCCTGCTTCTTTAAGAGCCATTTTATACCCTTCATAACGGCTTATAATAGACGATATCTGTCTGAAATCCTTTATTATCATTATATTTTCACAGCCTGCGCTGAGCAGTTCTTTTGTTGCCAGATATCCTCCTTCTTTATTATCCGACTGAACATACATCTTCGATGCTGAAATATAACGATCTATGTACACCACAGGGATTCCTATATTTTCCTCTACCTCTTCCCCTGATTTTGTTTTACCTGAAATATAAATGATTCCATCCACAAATTTTTCCAGCAGATTTTTCACCTGCATCTGTTCTCTTGCTTCATCCTCGTCTGTATTGCACACGAACACTGAGTAGTCATATTTCATAGCATTTCTTTCTACAGATTGTATTATTTTTGCAAAAAATTCATTAGTAATATCCGGAACTATTACCCCTATTGTCTGAGTTTTTTTAGTTCTCAGACTTTTTGCATTTACATTCCTTCTGTAGCCGCTCTCCTCTATAATTTTCAGAATTTTTTCCTCAGTTTCTCTGGAATATCTTCCGTTTTTATTCAGGACACGCGATACAGTAGCAATAGAAACACCTGCTCTTTTGGCAATATCTTTAATAGAGAGTTTTCCTTTTACACTCATAAAACTTCCCTTCACTTTCTGAGTAAACGTTTACCATAATACAATGATAGTATACCTTGTTTTTTATTTTTGTCAATAGCACATTTAAATTTTTTTTAGCTGTTTTATTTATATTATCCTTTTCTTATCCTCATTTCTCCTGTATCCTTTTTTATTTTATAATCAGAAAATTTATCTTTATTTTTTTATATTTTTCAAATCTATTATATTTTCCATATTATTTTTATTATATTCTTAAATATCAATTTTTTTACTCTAAATGAAAAATGAGCCTAAAGGCTCATCTTCTATAATTTTATCTGCATTATTTAATTTATGCTTTTTATCATATTCTGTTTTTCAGTTCAAATCTTAAATATCAAATCATATCATTTTATATTGTATTTCTTCTATTTTCTGTATAAAAATTACATATAAAATCATTTAGAATATAATATTGTTACTTCTTTAGGTTTTAATGTAAGTTCTATTGTCCTGTCAGAAACATAATATTTTTTATTATACATCAGATCTTTATACTCCCCGAAAAGCTTTGGTACAAGAGCTTTTATTGTGTATTTGTCACTACTGTTATTTATTATTATAACAAGTGATTCTTTTCCGTTCGTAAGCTCATAGCTGATGTAATCCACAGCAGGTCTCTTTACTTCTATGATTTTATTTTGATAAATCTGTGCTTTTCTTTTTTCTTCTGCCATATAATATGCAATAAACTCGTTTACACGGGCCTGTGTCTTAGGATCATTAGAAACTTCCAGTATTTTGAATTCGGAATTTCTTATAAGGTCGCTGTATTGCTGTCTTATTCCGAGTATTTTGCGGTAAAAATTTTCTATGTCCTGATTAATAACTACAGGATAGAATATTTTCTTTTCTACTTCGTTTATAATAACCTGTTCCGGCATATTTCTCAGTCTGTCCATATATTTAGAAATATCATCGCTTTCATTGTCATATGGTGCAAGATCTTCCCAAAGCATTGGTTTTCTGTTACGCGGATAATCAGATCCCCACATACCTTTTTCATCACCATAATAAACCACAGGGCTGGCAGGAAGCATCATTTGTATGCTTACCAGCATCTTAAGCTTTCTTACTGCTTCACCATCATATAAATCCGGTCTTATTTCTTTATACTCGCTTGAACCGTTATTTCTGTCAAATACTCTGTTCGGATTAATAATTCCCGAATAAATTCTGTCTGTATCAAGTGAATCAAGATAAATTTCCGTACCATAAAATTTCTGTCTTGAATACTGATTATATACTTCAGCCATTTTTGATGCGAATTCTATATTATCTATTTTATAATTTGAATTAGTATTAACAATATACTTTATCATTTCATTAACATAGTTATAGTCTACACCTGTATCATAAAGACCCATTTCTATATCATTACCGAAATTTCTGCTCTGATCTCCCAGAACCAAAATTTCCGGTTTGAACTTTTTTAGCTCTCTTGTTATTTCAGCAAGTCCTTTTTTATTCTCATTTTTATAAAAAACATACCTTACTCCGTCAATTCCGTCATCATCTTCATAAGTTTTGAAAGTCTCATCAGGCCCCAGAATCCATTTTTTCAAGGAATTAAATACATATTCTCTTGCTTCACGGTTATTAAGATCCAGCCGTAAATCAGACCTGCTTCTGTACCATTTGTTATACTTCGGGTTCAGATTTGCAAAAAACTTGTTTGATGTAACATCAGGAGATATTTCCATTATTATTCTCATATCTCTTTTATGTACTTCTCTTGCCAGCTTTGCCAAGAGCAGATCGGAATTCGTCCATTTCCATGTCTGCGGGTCAGTTGTCTCATCCAAGAGATTTTTGTCCTGCTGTGCATTGTATACCAGCAAATCCAGCTCTCTTGCTCCGTTAGTATTACTTGCCTGTCCTTTTACATCCATCCCTTCATTGGTTCCGGTCTGTTCCAGATAACCAAATGTAGGATCCACATGA from Sebaldella termitidis ATCC 33386 includes the following:
- the alsA gene encoding D-allose ABC transporter ATP-binding protein AlsA, with protein sequence MRYLTMENIEKLVEMKNITKKFSGVTALDNISFDVRKGEVHVLLGENGAGKSTLMKILSGAYQPTSGSINLKGKDYNQLTPKDSYENGISIIYQELSVINELSVQENLFVGKLPTRKVLGVNLVDYKKMKEVAEVLTKKVGLHRDLNIFVEELSICEKQQLEIAKSLVSDADIIIMDEPTTSLTQEETDQLFAIIRQLKSEGKGIVYISHKLKELKEIGDRVTVLKDGTYVGTREVKDVEVKDLVSMMVGREIKSKYPSNNPELDRTKTIFEAKNITRYDGKAKNVSFKLQQGEILGFAGLIGSGRSELMNAVFGADPIKEGSISLFGKELKPKSEYISIKNGIAFVTENRRETGFFHNFDIKENISILPFIKNSKLGGTWGLINSKMEKKYADDEKKKLNIKCSSINQNITELSGGNQQKVILGKWMAAESSLIIFDEPTKGIDVGSKSEIYTLMRKLSDEGKGVLMVSSELPELLAVCDKIAVFKNGEIAEILSADEATEEKIMYILTHEGDMKND
- a CDS encoding LacI family DNA-binding transcriptional regulator, translating into MSVKGKLSIKDIAKRAGVSIATVSRVLNKNGRYSRETEEKILKIIEESGYRRNVNAKSLRTKKTQTIGVIVPDITNEFFAKIIQSVERNAMKYDYSVFVCNTDEDEAREQMQVKNLLEKFVDGIIYISGKTKSGEEVEENIGIPVVYIDRYISASKMYVQSDNKEGGYLATKELLSAGCENIMIIKDFRQISSIISRYEGYKMALKEAGKSVDENLIHNVDHVNYEEAKKGVLEKINNGIKFDGIFATNDWMAIGAISALREREIKIPEEVKIVGFDNMSISEITSPSITTIHQDSEKLGEYATEILMGIILKDETDVKNISVPVKLVKRNSTKNK
- a CDS encoding alpha amylase N-terminal ig-like domain-containing protein; translation: MKKWLLLAAVFFAFSVSYGETPAEEVIPKISQRRDNYIDKASVFHEENVNYRVDNNETVRILLDVKNNDIEKVELIYGNDKAEMSSFGNYKGKEIFSVEVPNENFSYYFALTDGNAKYFYGKTQSENNSDIIPFEYEKTHDFTNMPEWAKSGTGYMIYIDTFRNGNYDNDAIFNEFGTNNFSAPTGTIRSGTPRRSLATANWNPNPLYKAFTVHPWTGNYEELDPWEENAGNQIKKYTRVYGGDLAGIIDKLDYLKELGIDYLIISPPVYSFSNHKYDPIYMNHVDPTFGYLEQTGTNEGMDVKGQASNTNGARELDLLVYNAQQDKNLLDETTDPQTWKWTNSDLLLAKLAREVHKRDMRIIMEISPDVTSNKFFANLNPKYNKWYRSRSDLRLDLNNREAREYVFNSLKKWILGPDETFKTYEDDDGIDGVRYVFYKNENKKGLAEITRELKKFKPEILVLGDQSRNFGNDIEMGLYDTGVDYNYVNEMIKYIVNTNSNYKIDNIEFASKMAEVYNQYSRQKFYGTEIYLDSLDTDRIYSGIINPNRVFDRNNGSSEYKEIRPDLYDGEAVRKLKMLVSIQMMLPASPVVYYGDEKGMWGSDYPRNRKPMLWEDLAPYDNESDDISKYMDRLRNMPEQVIINEVEKKIFYPVVINQDIENFYRKILGIRQQYSDLIRNSEFKILEVSNDPKTQARVNEFIAYYMAEEKRKAQIYQNKIIEVKRPAVDYISYELTNGKESLVIIINNSSDKYTIKALVPKLFGEYKDLMYNKKYYVSDRTIELTLKPKEVTILYSK